In bacterium, the DNA window TGTCAATGACCTTCGCTGTCACGGATGCAAAACCGACGTGACCGCAATGTTCTGCACTGACTGCGGGATGCGTCTTTGTGCGAGAGGTAAAGGTCTGGAGTTTTGCAGCGAATGCGGCGATTTTCCTTGCCAGACAATCGCAAACTTCCGCAACGACGAAGCGCCTCATCATTCCGCTATCTTCAAGAATTTGCGCACAATCCTGGATAAAGGCGTCAAAGGCTGGCTCGCAGAAGAGGAGACGCGGTGGTCGTGTCCGGAATGCGGCACGAGGTTCTACTGGTATTCGGGGAAATGCTCCCATTGCGGCGCTGAACTCTACAACTCGGTCAAAGAAGAACCTGAACTTGATATTTAGTTATATCATTTGTCAGGGTGCGATTGTGTACTGTATGCTCTATTTCCAAATCTGAATGAATATTATTTAAGTTCCAGTTGTACTCTGAAAGAAAATGTTTGAAAGGTAAATAATGCAGGCAGTTATTGAGACAAGCAAACTCACAAAGAAGTTCGGGGATCTTATTGCAGTCGATAAACTAACCTTATCAGTAAATAAAGGAGAGGTTCTTTCGTTCCTTGGTCCGAATGGAGCAGGAAAGACGACGACCATTCGTATGCTTGCTGGAGTTATAGCGCCAACAAGCGGAGAGGCAAGGGTTGCAGGAATTCTCTTAAATAAAGAATTAGAAGGTTTGCATGAGTGCATAGGGCTTTTAACCGAGAATCCAGGGTTCTATGAAAGACTGACCGCAGCCGAAAATCTCAATTTTTTTGCACGCTTTTATCCCGGAATCGACGTAAACGCTCAAGTTTCAAAATATTTTGCTTTAATGGGATTGACTGATCGCGCAAACGATAAAGTCGGAAGATATTCAAAAGGGATGAAACAGCGACTTGCTCTGGCAAGGGCGATGCTTCACGAACCCAGAATCCTCTTCCTTGACGAACCTACTGCGGGTCTTGATCCCGAGGCTGCGCGAGAGGTGAGAGAACTTATCCGCCAGCTCAAATCGCAGGGGCGCACCATATTTCTCTGTACTCACAACCTCGAAGAAGCTGAAGAGCTATCTGACCGCATAGCATTATTTAATACAATGCTTATCGCTCTTGATAAATCGAAAAACCTCAGAAGAAGGCTTTTCGATAGGGAGGTGGTTGTAGAACTCGAGACTTTAAACGAAAGGATTCTTAAATCAGTCAGGATGCGTGCTTATGTAAAGGATGCAGTTGAAAAATCGGGCAAGCTTGCCGTAAAGCTTTTGGATTTCGACAAGAACCGACCCTTGCTGATTGAGGCGATAGTCAAGGCTGGAGGGAAGGTAAAAAGCTTTTATGAGGCCGAGCATTCTCTCGAGGAAGTATACTTGAGTCTCATGGAAGAATCGAAGGATACTAAAGATGGCAGCAGGTAGATCGTGGCGCAACATCTCAAATGTGGTTCGAAAGGAATGGCTCAACGCTTTAAGAACTCCGAATTCGGTACTCTTCATGACCCTTTTCCCGATTCTCATCACGGTGCAGGTTCTTTTTGTCATCTGGCTCGTTGTAAGCATTGCCGGGCCTGAGGCGCTTTCAACAACCATATTCCACGAGGGGGTTCAGAAACTTGCACGGATTACTCCTGCCGTTACATCCCTTTCTCCGATTGATAGATTCAAACTCTTTTTTTATTCGCTCATGCCTTTGTACATACTTCTTATCCCTGCGATGGTCGCAAACGGGCTTGCCACCTTCTCCATAATCGAGGAAAAACAAACAGGCACGCTTGAACCGCTTCTTGCGACGCCTGTCAAGACCTGGGAGCTTCTTATAGCAAAAGCGCTTTACGGTGCGATTCCTGCTGTACTTGTTACATGGATATGTGCAGTGCTGTTCCTTGCCGGGGTAGCGATCATCGGTCCTGTATCACTGCTGCATCTTGTTGTCTCTCTTGAGTTTGTATTATCCTTGATTCTTGTAGTGCCTTTAGTTACTTTGCTGAGTTTCCTTGTAGGGGTTATAGGTTCTTCTCGCGCGCGCGATGCAAAAGGCGCCCAGAACTTGGCGATACTCATTGTGCTTCCATTGTTTGGAATCGTCGCAATTCAGCTTCTTGGCATTCTGGTGTTTAAGCCGATTATGATTATTCTGCTATCCGTAGCAATTCTTCTTATCGATATTCTTGTTTTGAGGCTGGCTGTAAGGCTTTTCCATAGGGAGTCAATAATTACAAAGTGGAAGTAGAGGTTTCTTAAGTTTTCCTACTTGACGACTAGGATTTTTGTTCTATAATAATGGGTTAAAAAGGATGGAAAATGAAAAGCAAAATCCAGTTGATCTTTTCAATTTTTCTTTTATCTTTTGTGTATGCGCATAAGCCTTTGGAGGATAATGTCAAATCTTCTGATTACAGGAATGCCTTAAAAATAGAAAATCCTGATGTTTCCTATGTCGTTTATCACGAAGTTAGTGATTCTCATCCCCGTATCTGGCTCAGGCTTGAAGCTGAGAAGGATTACAGGTTGTATATCAGCTTGGGTGTACCTGTAATCAACCGACTCAAGAACTATAGACCCGCCGTTGCATTGGTCGGACCAGGTTTGCCTGAGTCAAAGCTTCCATTCAAGATACCGCCAAGTTCAGGCGCAATCTTATTTGAAACCGATTCAATAATTAATCCTGAGTTTTTTCATGAACCAATCACGAATACGGATTCATGGATTTATATCAAGAAATGGATAACTCTTCCACAATCAGGCACTTACTACATAGTCGGATACCACCCTAAAGATGAACCAGGCAAATTATGGGTAGCTCCAGGGACGAAGGAGCAGTGGGGTATTGGTGATATTTTCAGACTTCCTTCCATAATAAAGCCTGTAAGGCAGTTTCACGAGGTTTATTGACGCCTCCACATGAGTCGTCATTCAGAATTGTTTCGATCTTATTGATCGTGAACTGCTATTGAGTACAATCCGGTTTAATATGACGGCATTGTGGCAGAGGATTTGCTTTATTTCCGGTGGAATTATCTCCGTGGGATTCGGCTTATGGCATCTTTTCGTGCCGTATTTGTACAAATGGAAATCTTACATGGGTGATGCACCTGAAGAACTCCTGCGGGCAGTGATGGCGACCAACTTCTTCATGGGGTTATCGCTCGCCATTCTAGGCGCAATTACTATCCTCCTTTCTATCCGTTTTTATCAACACTTGTCCTTTGTAAGAATCTGGATGCTTGTCATGTCTGGTCTATGGTTGGTCAGGGTGATTTATCAGGTTGTATCTCCACAGGGCAGGATGATACCGGGGCTGAGCTGGATAATGCTTTGCGCATTTATTCTAACTTCATTGTTATTCCTGATTCCGGCAATCAGTAGTCTCATACATGTATCAAATAAGCCCGACTAAAGAGTGGCGTTGTTACCTTCTCCCTGTTTCTTTTCATACGAAAAAGGGTTGACACACCGAGTTCCTTGCCTATAATATTAAATGTCTATATAAATAATAGGAAAACTAAAGGAGGTAATTTGTTGAAATCTAGAGAGATAAACGACAGAATTGCGTGGTTTGGAACCATAGATTGGGATAGAAGATTGTTTGATTCATTAATCCCATTGCCTGACGGCACCAGTTACAACGCATATCTCGTCAGAGGCTCGGAGAAGACGGTTCTCATAGACACGACTGATCCACCTTTCTCGCATGAGTTCTTGAAACAGCTCAAGGACGTCTCCAGGCTCGATTACGTCATCTCCCATCACGCCGAGCAGGACCACTCCGGCTCACTCCCGCACGTTCTCGAAAAATACCCCGACGCGAAGCTTTTGTGCTCAACCAAAGCCAAGCCCATGCTTTTGGATCTCCTGGGCATCAATGAGGAGCGTTTTAAAACAGTCGAGGACGGCGAGGAGCTTTCACTGGGCGACATGACCTTGAAGTTCATCTATACACCTTGGGTGCATTGGCCGGAGACGATGGTTACGTATCTCAAGGAAG includes these proteins:
- a CDS encoding DUF3795 domain-containing protein — translated: MEFRYDSFCGLNCGACPVLGANERGDEEWIKKAADEEPCTVNDLRCHGCKTDVTAMFCTDCGMRLCARGKGLEFCSECGDFPCQTIANFRNDEAPHHSAIFKNLRTILDKGVKGWLAEEETRWSCPECGTRFYWYSGKCSHCGAELYNSVKEEPELDI
- a CDS encoding ABC transporter ATP-binding protein, whose product is MQAVIETSKLTKKFGDLIAVDKLTLSVNKGEVLSFLGPNGAGKTTTIRMLAGVIAPTSGEARVAGILLNKELEGLHECIGLLTENPGFYERLTAAENLNFFARFYPGIDVNAQVSKYFALMGLTDRANDKVGRYSKGMKQRLALARAMLHEPRILFLDEPTAGLDPEAAREVRELIRQLKSQGRTIFLCTHNLEEAEELSDRIALFNTMLIALDKSKNLRRRLFDREVVVELETLNERILKSVRMRAYVKDAVEKSGKLAVKLLDFDKNRPLLIEAIVKAGGKVKSFYEAEHSLEEVYLSLMEESKDTKDGSR
- a CDS encoding ABC transporter permease subunit; its protein translation is MAAGRSWRNISNVVRKEWLNALRTPNSVLFMTLFPILITVQVLFVIWLVVSIAGPEALSTTIFHEGVQKLARITPAVTSLSPIDRFKLFFYSLMPLYILLIPAMVANGLATFSIIEEKQTGTLEPLLATPVKTWELLIAKALYGAIPAVLVTWICAVLFLAGVAIIGPVSLLHLVVSLEFVLSLILVVPLVTLLSFLVGVIGSSRARDAKGAQNLAILIVLPLFGIVAIQLLGILVFKPIMIILLSVAILLIDILVLRLAVRLFHRESIITKWK